In a genomic window of Epinephelus lanceolatus isolate andai-2023 chromosome 3, ASM4190304v1, whole genome shotgun sequence:
- the hmgb2a gene encoding high mobility group protein B2a has translation MTRDPNKPRGKTSSYAFFIADCREEHKRKHPGTSVGFAEFSKKCSERWKTMSAKEKAKFEELAKTDKIRYDREMKTYIPPKGAKGKGKKKKDPNAPKRPPSAFFVFCSEHRPRIKEECPGISIGDTAKKLGELWSTQGSKDKAPYEAKAAKLKEKYEKEVAAYRAKGVSGKSDGGKKSGPGRPTAKKAEPVDDDDDDDDEEDEDDEEEDEDDDDDDD, from the exons ATGACAAGGGATCCAAATAAGCCGAGAGGAAAGACCTCCTCCTATGCCTTCTTTATCGCAGACTGTCGTGAGGAGCACAAGAGGAAACACCCAGGGACCAGTGTAGGCTTTGCAGAGTTCTCCAAGAAATGCTCTGAGAGATGGAAG ACCATGTCAGCCAAGGAGAAGGCCAAGTTCGAGGAGCTGGCAAAGACCGACAAGATCCGATATGACCGAGAGATGAAGACCTACATCCCCCCTAAAGGTGCCAAGGGCAAGggcaagaagaagaaggatCCTAACGCACCCAAAAGGCCCCC CTCTGCATTTTTCGTCTTTTGTTCCGAGCACCGTCCCAGAATCAAGGAGGAGTGCCCTGGAATCTCCATTGGTGACACTGCCAAGAAGCTTGGCGAGTTGTGGTCTACACAGGGCTCCAAAGACAAGGCCCCCTACGAAGCCAAGGCTGCCAAGCTGAAGGAGAAATATGAGAAG gagGTTGCTGCTTACAGAGCTAAAGGTGTCTCAGGGAAGAGTGATGGTGGTAAGAAGAGTGGCCCAGGCCGGCCCACTGCCAAGAAAGCGGAACCAGTTGATGAcgacgacgatgatgatgatgaggaagaCGAGGACgatgaggaggaagacgaggacgatgatgacgatgatgactAA